In one Nicotiana sylvestris chromosome 8, ASM39365v2, whole genome shotgun sequence genomic region, the following are encoded:
- the LOC104243494 gene encoding uncharacterized protein, with amino-acid sequence MLKQIQVNIPLIDALKEMLGYANMMKDLMSRKFDYQDLDTVTLTQTCSAVVTRLIAKKFSDPESFTIPCTIGNFAFAKVGKFVFPAEFVILDCRVDEEIPTILGKLFLSNGRALIDYETGELKMRLNDEEITFNVQKCGDQVNLLIAL; translated from the exons ATGTTAAAGCAAATTCAGGTAAacattccattgattgatgctttaAAAGAAATGCTTGGGTATGCAAatatgatgaaggacttgatgtcccgcaAGTTCGACTATCAAGACTTGGACACGGTTACACTGACTCAAACATGCAGTGCTGTTGTGACGAGACTCATAGCCAAGAAGTTTTCTGATCCAGAGAGTTTCACAATCCCTTGCACAATAGGAAACTTTGCTTTTGCTAAG GTTGGGAAGTTTGTATTTCCAGCAGAATTTGTCATCCTTGACTGTCGGGTTGACGAGGAAATTCCCACAATTTTGGGAAAACTGTTCTTGTCCAATGGGAGAGCCTTAATTGATTATGAAACTGGAGAGCTCAAGATGAGATTAAACgatgaagagataacattcaacGTGCAAAAATGCGGAGACCAAGTGAATTTGCTAATTGCTCTTTAA